In Synechococcus sp. RS9909, one genomic interval encodes:
- a CDS encoding DUF4922 domain-containing protein, producing the protein MAEARIWQRALERSASALAQGALQPLDTELLPLASQQDAGFECRRLRSRLPRHLRPAGPKPNPFRPWDHRLEVEPVADDHVLILNKYPVQRGHLLLISRDWVPQAAWLTANDWRAVAQVDADTTGLWFFNSGPLAGASQPHRHLQLLPRSASEALCPRQHWFETQIRFTNDQPGGRGHERLAGDPLRAACAVLARERLSADSDPALTLQRLYRRLALSLELGDPESAAAPAHPYNLLLTPQWMALIHREREHSHGFSINGLGFAGYLLLTDHADANWLERHGPEALLREVVPNIRASTVGSADVNMNR; encoded by the coding sequence ATGGCTGAGGCGAGGATCTGGCAGCGGGCCCTGGAGCGCAGTGCCTCGGCCTTGGCGCAGGGGGCCCTGCAACCGCTCGACACCGAGCTGCTTCCCCTGGCCTCGCAGCAGGACGCCGGCTTTGAGTGCCGTCGTCTGCGCAGTCGCCTACCCCGCCATCTCCGCCCTGCCGGACCGAAACCGAATCCATTCCGGCCCTGGGATCACCGCCTTGAAGTGGAGCCTGTGGCGGACGACCACGTGCTGATTCTCAACAAATACCCCGTGCAACGCGGTCACCTGTTGTTGATCAGTCGCGACTGGGTGCCCCAGGCAGCCTGGCTCACCGCCAACGATTGGCGTGCCGTGGCGCAGGTGGATGCCGACACCACGGGGCTGTGGTTCTTCAACAGCGGCCCTTTGGCCGGTGCCAGCCAGCCCCATCGCCATCTGCAGTTGTTGCCCCGCAGCGCCTCGGAGGCCCTTTGCCCGAGGCAGCACTGGTTCGAGACTCAGATTCGATTCACCAACGACCAGCCGGGGGGGCGGGGCCACGAGCGCCTGGCAGGCGATCCGCTGCGGGCCGCCTGCGCCGTTCTGGCTCGAGAGAGACTGTCAGCCGATTCCGATCCCGCTTTGACCCTGCAGCGGCTCTACAGGCGCCTGGCGCTGAGCCTGGAGCTGGGTGATCCGGAGAGCGCCGCTGCCCCAGCCCATCCCTACAACCTGTTGCTGACGCCGCAGTGGATGGCCCTGATTCACCGCGAGCGTGAACACAGCCACGGCTTCAGCATCAATGGCCTCGGTTTTGCCGGCTATCTGTTGCTCACCGACCACGCCGATGCCAACTGGCTTGAGCGCCACGGACCGGAGGCCTTGCTGCGGGAGGTGGTTCCTAATATCCGTGCTTCCACGGTTGGCAGCGCTGATGTGAATATGAATCGCTGA
- a CDS encoding SDR family NAD(P)-dependent oxidoreductase — translation MTSSSWNGLALVVGAGGIGRALVPALRRRCGDLTVVLCGRQLAASEGWCVDLEDPRSLEALRQRVGEALQPLRLVVNTSGRLHGPGLQPEKRLQQVRAEALAASYAINAMAPLLLAQALEPCLERQRPFHFASLSARVGSIGDNHSGGWYAYRAAKAAQNQLLRCLSIEWARRYPQACVTLLHPGTTDTALSRPFQSFVPPGKLFAPARAAEQLLDVLLSQSAADSGAFLAWDGQAIPW, via the coding sequence ATGACAAGCAGCTCCTGGAACGGACTGGCCCTGGTGGTAGGCGCCGGTGGCATCGGCCGGGCCCTGGTGCCGGCCCTGCGACGCCGCTGCGGGGACCTGACCGTGGTGCTCTGCGGTCGCCAGCTCGCGGCGTCAGAGGGCTGGTGTGTGGATCTGGAGGATCCGCGATCACTCGAGGCCTTGCGGCAACGGGTGGGAGAAGCGCTTCAGCCGCTGCGGCTGGTGGTCAACACCAGCGGTCGCCTGCATGGCCCCGGCCTGCAGCCGGAAAAGCGGTTGCAGCAGGTGCGTGCCGAAGCCCTCGCCGCCAGTTACGCCATCAACGCCATGGCACCGCTGCTTCTGGCCCAGGCGCTCGAACCCTGCCTGGAGCGGCAGCGGCCGTTTCATTTCGCCAGCCTCAGCGCTCGGGTGGGCAGCATCGGCGATAACCACAGCGGTGGTTGGTATGCCTATCGCGCCGCCAAAGCGGCCCAGAACCAGCTCCTGCGCTGCCTCAGCATCGAGTGGGCCCGCCGCTATCCCCAGGCCTGCGTCACCCTGCTCCATCCCGGCACCACCGACACGGCCCTGTCGCGCCCCTTCCAGAGCTTTGTCCCGCCAGGCAAGTTGTTTGCGCCGGCACGGGCCGCCGAACAACTGCTCGATGTGCTCCTGAGCCAGTCAGCGGCCGACAGTGGTGCCTTTCTCGCCTGGGATGGTCAGGCGATCCCCTGGTAG
- a CDS encoding SpoIID/LytB domain-containing protein — translation MLRRWALVGLLPVLTLGGLALGRRPWLSVDQPPSPGSGQEPLLEALLHGEAASDPSTKPGARPTEAEAQSAQPAQPRGFPVPKVPPAGASPNPRLRVALLSQAPIRSVRSSGSASCRTAAGQRLALDQLPLWLERGDGRWFCEAPADGALVLNGRAYPGLIEFHRQDAGWLAVNVLDLERYVASVVGAEMPSHWRSEALKAQAVAARSYALVHLVRPASRLYNLGDTTRWQAYGGQATSTDATRQATAATRGMVLSYRGGLVESLYAASSEISREAHGHLGASMSQTGAQQLASEGLRFNEILGRYYTGAALARLRTDG, via the coding sequence ATGCTTCGCCGATGGGCGCTGGTGGGATTGCTCCCCGTGCTGACGCTGGGGGGCCTGGCCCTGGGCCGGAGGCCCTGGTTGAGCGTTGATCAGCCCCCGTCGCCAGGGTCGGGGCAGGAGCCCCTCCTGGAGGCGCTGCTGCATGGCGAGGCGGCATCGGATCCCAGCACCAAGCCTGGCGCGCGCCCAACAGAGGCGGAGGCCCAATCGGCACAGCCGGCGCAGCCGCGCGGCTTCCCGGTCCCGAAGGTGCCTCCCGCCGGGGCATCCCCCAATCCGCGTCTGCGGGTGGCCCTGCTCAGTCAGGCGCCGATTCGCTCCGTGCGTAGCAGCGGCTCCGCCAGCTGCCGCACGGCGGCTGGCCAGCGCCTGGCCTTGGATCAGCTGCCGCTCTGGTTGGAGCGGGGCGACGGGCGCTGGTTCTGTGAGGCCCCTGCAGATGGCGCCTTGGTTCTCAATGGACGTGCCTACCCGGGTCTGATCGAATTCCATCGCCAGGACGCCGGCTGGCTGGCGGTGAATGTGCTCGATCTCGAGCGTTATGTCGCCTCGGTCGTGGGGGCGGAGATGCCCAGCCACTGGCGCAGCGAAGCCTTGAAAGCCCAGGCCGTCGCCGCACGCTCCTATGCGCTGGTGCATCTGGTCCGTCCGGCGAGCCGCCTCTACAACCTCGGTGACACCACCCGCTGGCAGGCCTATGGCGGCCAGGCCACCAGCACCGACGCGACCCGCCAGGCAACAGCCGCCACCCGCGGCATGGTGCTCAGCTATCGCGGCGGGCTGGTGGAGAGCCTCTATGCCGCCTCGAGCGAGATCAGCCGCGAAGCCCATGGCCATCTCGGTGCCAGCATGAGCCAGACCGGTGCCCAGCAACTGGCAAGCGAGGGACTACGTTTCAATGAGATCCTCGGGCGTTACTACACCGGCGCTGCCTTGGCCCGGCTGCGCACGGATGGCTGA
- a CDS encoding DUF4090 family protein: MDLSGPDAIDQAIAAGLDLDGSPLPEPMLTLYREVMDLEAQRQRSGVRKSMRNRIVRTGAKHFDQDTLNQRLVSAGWEGLKDKEISFFYG, translated from the coding sequence ATGGATCTCAGCGGTCCCGATGCGATTGACCAGGCCATTGCCGCTGGCCTCGACCTCGACGGCTCACCCTTGCCCGAGCCGATGCTGACGCTCTACCGCGAGGTGATGGACCTCGAGGCGCAGCGCCAGCGCAGTGGGGTGCGGAAATCGATGCGCAATCGAATCGTGCGCACCGGAGCCAAGCATTTCGATCAGGACACCTTGAACCAGCGGCTGGTGTCGGCCGGCTGGGAAGGCCTGAAGGACAAGGAGATCAGCTTCTTCTACGGCTGA
- the metH gene encoding methionine synthase, producing MQAELVAPTPVVSRFLSRLHSPERPVLVFDGATGTSLQQLNLTAADFGGPELEGCNENLVVTRPDAVQAVHRQFLEAGCDVIETDTFGAASVVLAEYGLQDQAFALNKRAAELARTVAQEYSTAEKPRFVAGSMGPTTKLPTLGHIGFDTLKEAYREQAAGLLAGDVDLFIIETCQDVLQIKAALQGVEAAFADAGERRPLMVSVTMETTGTMLVGSDIAAVVAILEPFAIDILGLNCATGPEQMKDHIRYLAEHSPFVVSCIPNAGLPENVGGVAHYRLQPLELKMQLMHFVEDLGVQVIGGCCGTTPAHIQALAELSEELKPAQRPCRTEHRQRVQLSYDPAAASIYGATSYHQDNSFLIIGERLNASGSKKVRDLLNAEDWDGLVAVARGQVKENAHVLDVNVDYVGRDGEKDMHELVTRVVTNINLPLMLDSTEWQKMEAGLKVAGGKCILNSTNYEDGDERFFKVLELARRYGAGVVVGTIDEEGMARTAEKKLAIAKRAYRDAVEFGIPAREIFYDPLALPISTGIEEDRRNGLETIEAIRRIRDELPGVHVVLGVSNVSFGLSPAARISLNSVFLHDCCEAGMDAAIVSPAKILPLMKIAEEHQQVCRDLIFDRRRFDGDVCTYDPLTELTTLFEGVSAKEARQSGPSLADLPVEERLKQHIIDGERIGLEEALREGLQSYPPLEIVNTFLLDGMKVVGDLFGSGQMQLPFVLQSAETMKAAVAFLEPHMEKSDGKRSAKAKFLIATVKGDVHDIGKNLVDIILTNNGYEVINLGIKQEVGAIIAAQQEHQADCIAMSGLLVKSTAFMKDNLQAFNDAGISVPVVLGGAALTPRFVNKDCSEVYEGKVIYGRDAFTDLRFMDAYVKARAEERWDDRRGFLDGTPEGLSIGGEDPASGEAVTGEATAEASEATPQAAASLPVSSERSEAVPAEAPIQPPFLGASLLEGPEAIPLEDVIAYLDRQALFAGQWQMRKTREQTREAYEAELQEKAEPILQSWLERVRSEQLLRPAVAYGYFPCGRGGNDLVVFSTDGAVELGRFSLPRQRSGNRYCIADFFADLRDGQPTDVLPMQAVTMGEEASRFAQDLFQRDAYSDYLFFHGLAVQMAEALAEWTHARIRRECGFPDPEGLPIRDVLAQRYRGSRYSFGYPACPNVGDSRQQLAWLGAERIGLEMDESEQLHPEQSTTALVALHSKARYFSA from the coding sequence ATGCAGGCAGAACTGGTGGCGCCGACCCCCGTTGTTTCCCGCTTTCTTTCTCGCCTCCATTCCCCTGAACGCCCGGTTCTGGTGTTTGACGGTGCCACTGGCACCTCTCTGCAGCAACTCAATCTCACCGCTGCGGATTTCGGCGGTCCCGAACTGGAGGGCTGCAACGAGAATCTGGTGGTCACCCGTCCGGATGCAGTGCAGGCCGTGCATCGCCAGTTTCTGGAGGCCGGCTGCGATGTGATCGAAACCGACACCTTCGGTGCCGCCTCGGTGGTGTTGGCGGAATACGGGCTTCAGGATCAGGCGTTTGCGCTCAACAAACGGGCGGCGGAACTGGCGCGCACGGTGGCGCAGGAGTACAGCACTGCGGAGAAGCCCCGATTCGTGGCCGGCTCGATGGGACCGACCACGAAACTGCCGACCCTGGGCCACATCGGCTTCGACACCCTGAAAGAGGCCTACCGCGAACAGGCCGCTGGGCTGTTGGCCGGTGATGTGGATCTGTTCATCATCGAAACCTGCCAGGACGTGCTGCAGATCAAAGCGGCGCTCCAGGGGGTGGAGGCCGCCTTCGCCGACGCCGGAGAACGCCGGCCCCTGATGGTGTCGGTGACGATGGAAACCACCGGCACCATGTTGGTGGGATCCGACATCGCCGCTGTGGTGGCGATTCTGGAACCCTTCGCCATCGACATTCTCGGCCTGAACTGCGCCACGGGTCCGGAGCAGATGAAGGACCACATCCGTTATCTGGCGGAGCATTCCCCCTTTGTGGTCAGTTGCATTCCCAATGCCGGCCTGCCTGAAAATGTGGGTGGCGTGGCGCATTACCGCCTGCAGCCGCTGGAGCTGAAGATGCAGCTGATGCACTTCGTGGAGGATCTTGGCGTGCAGGTGATCGGTGGCTGCTGTGGCACCACACCGGCCCACATCCAGGCGCTTGCGGAGTTGTCCGAAGAACTCAAGCCTGCGCAGCGTCCCTGCCGCACGGAGCACCGCCAGCGGGTGCAGCTCAGCTACGACCCAGCGGCGGCCTCGATTTATGGCGCCACGTCGTATCACCAGGACAATTCGTTTCTGATCATCGGTGAGCGCCTCAACGCCAGCGGTTCCAAGAAAGTGCGGGACTTGCTCAATGCTGAGGACTGGGATGGACTGGTGGCGGTGGCCCGCGGCCAGGTGAAGGAAAACGCCCACGTGCTCGATGTGAACGTCGATTATGTGGGGCGTGATGGTGAGAAGGACATGCACGAATTGGTGACCCGTGTGGTCACCAACATCAACCTGCCGCTGATGCTCGATTCGACCGAGTGGCAGAAGATGGAGGCGGGCCTGAAGGTGGCGGGTGGCAAGTGCATCCTCAACTCCACCAACTACGAAGACGGCGATGAGCGCTTCTTCAAGGTGCTCGAACTGGCGCGGCGCTATGGCGCTGGCGTGGTGGTGGGAACCATCGATGAAGAGGGGATGGCGCGCACAGCTGAGAAGAAGCTGGCGATCGCCAAACGGGCCTATCGCGATGCAGTGGAATTCGGAATTCCTGCCCGTGAGATCTTCTACGACCCTCTGGCCCTGCCGATTTCCACGGGTATCGAGGAGGATCGCCGCAACGGTCTGGAAACGATCGAGGCGATCCGGCGCATCCGCGACGAACTGCCCGGTGTGCACGTGGTGCTCGGTGTTTCGAATGTGAGTTTCGGCCTCTCACCGGCGGCGCGCATCAGCCTCAATTCCGTGTTTCTGCACGACTGCTGTGAGGCCGGCATGGACGCGGCGATTGTGTCGCCCGCCAAGATCCTGCCCTTGATGAAGATCGCCGAGGAGCACCAGCAGGTCTGCCGTGATCTGATCTTTGATCGGCGTCGCTTTGATGGCGACGTTTGCACCTACGACCCACTCACCGAACTCACCACCCTGTTTGAAGGGGTGAGTGCCAAGGAGGCCCGCCAATCGGGGCCGTCCCTGGCCGATCTGCCGGTGGAGGAGCGCCTCAAACAGCACATCATCGATGGGGAACGCATTGGCCTCGAGGAGGCGCTCAGGGAAGGCCTCCAGTCGTATCCACCCCTGGAGATTGTCAACACATTTCTCCTCGACGGCATGAAGGTGGTGGGCGATCTGTTTGGCTCCGGCCAGATGCAGCTGCCCTTCGTGCTCCAATCCGCCGAAACCATGAAAGCCGCCGTGGCTTTCCTCGAGCCCCATATGGAGAAATCCGATGGCAAACGGTCGGCCAAGGCGAAGTTTCTGATCGCCACTGTGAAGGGCGATGTGCACGACATCGGTAAAAACCTGGTCGACATCATCCTTACCAACAATGGCTATGAGGTGATCAATCTCGGCATCAAACAGGAGGTGGGCGCGATCATCGCGGCCCAGCAGGAGCACCAGGCCGATTGCATCGCCATGAGCGGCTTGTTGGTTAAATCCACTGCCTTCATGAAAGACAACCTGCAGGCGTTCAATGATGCTGGAATCAGCGTGCCCGTGGTGCTCGGTGGTGCTGCACTCACCCCCCGATTCGTCAATAAGGATTGTAGCGAGGTGTATGAGGGCAAGGTGATCTATGGCCGTGATGCCTTCACCGATCTGCGTTTCATGGATGCCTATGTGAAAGCTCGGGCCGAGGAGCGTTGGGATGATCGACGCGGCTTCCTGGATGGCACGCCTGAAGGCCTCAGCATCGGTGGCGAGGATCCTGCCTCTGGCGAGGCTGTTACCGGTGAAGCCACGGCTGAGGCCAGTGAGGCCACCCCTCAGGCAGCCGCATCCCTGCCAGTGAGCTCTGAGCGCTCCGAGGCTGTTCCAGCCGAAGCCCCGATCCAGCCCCCTTTCCTGGGTGCCAGTCTGCTCGAGGGCCCGGAGGCCATTCCGCTCGAGGACGTGATCGCCTATCTCGACCGTCAGGCTCTCTTCGCCGGGCAATGGCAGATGCGCAAAACCCGGGAACAAACGCGCGAGGCCTATGAGGCGGAGCTGCAGGAGAAGGCGGAGCCGATCCTGCAGAGCTGGCTGGAGCGGGTGCGGTCGGAGCAGCTGCTCAGGCCGGCCGTGGCCTATGGCTACTTCCCCTGCGGCCGGGGGGGAAACGATCTGGTGGTGTTCTCCACCGATGGCGCCGTGGAGCTCGGTCGCTTCTCCCTGCCGCGCCAACGCAGCGGCAATCGTTATTGCATCGCCGATTTCTTCGCTGACCTGCGCGACGGCCAACCAACCGATGTGCTGCCGATGCAGGCGGTGACCATGGGCGAGGAGGCCAGTCGCTTCGCTCAGGATCTGTTCCAGCGGGATGCCTACAGCGACTATCTCTTCTTTCACGGCTTGGCGGTGCAGATGGCCGAGGCCCTGGCGGAATGGACCCATGCCCGGATCCGCCGGGAGTGTGGTTTCCCTGATCCGGAGGGTCTGCCCATCCGCGATGTGTTGGCGCAGCGGTATCGCGGCAGCCGTTATTCCTTCGGCTATCCGGCCTGCCCCAATGTGGGTGATTCGAGGCAACAGCTCGCCTGGCTCGGCGCTGAGCGGATCGGCCTGGAGATGGATGAGTCGGAGCAGCTCCACCCCGAGCAGAGCACCACGGCCTTGGTGGCCCTGCACAGCAAGGCGCGTTACTTCAGCGCCTGA
- a CDS encoding DUF2237 family protein has protein sequence MKSQSPSEDLNVLGQPLALCGCSPMTGWFRDGHCRTEASDLGQHSVCCVMTEAFLSYSKAQGNDLSTPVPAFGFPGLQPGDHWCVCAPRWKQAYDDGMAPLVRLEATEQSTLQVVPLEILKEHVYQGIA, from the coding sequence GTGAAAAGCCAGTCCCCAAGCGAGGATCTCAATGTTCTCGGCCAGCCGCTTGCGCTGTGCGGCTGTTCGCCCATGACCGGCTGGTTCCGCGACGGCCACTGCCGCACGGAAGCCTCTGATCTCGGCCAGCACAGCGTCTGCTGTGTGATGACGGAGGCCTTTCTGAGCTACAGCAAAGCCCAGGGCAACGATCTCTCAACGCCGGTGCCGGCCTTCGGATTCCCGGGGCTCCAGCCCGGTGACCATTGGTGCGTGTGTGCGCCACGTTGGAAACAGGCCTACGACGACGGCATGGCACCGCTGGTGCGCCTGGAGGCCACAGAGCAGTCGACCCTTCAGGTGGTTCCCCTTGAGATCCTCAAGGAGCACGTCTACCAGGGGATCGCCTGA